Below is a genomic region from Ziziphus jujuba cultivar Dongzao chromosome 7, ASM3175591v1.
CTGATGTCACTGTTGGATTTCTACCTAAGCTGGACAAAGTGACTCTACTTCAGGTGTTTATATCTTTTGATATGTGATGATATATTTGCAATGTTTTGACATGCAAAAccttttttgtatgttttcttATCACGCACTTTGTGAATCTCTATAGTTAAGTCGGTGGATTTGCCACATTTCAATTAAGCACCATATAAGCCATTCATTTGTTGGGTTCATCTGATGCAGATGGATGCTAAGTTACCAttggatatttttgaaaatgtcaTGCAACTTGCGATAGAAGGCTGCAAGGCAGTAGCAAATTACATAAGAGaagtaagtaatttttttatttatttcaccaGTAAACAATTTAGGATAGGAGGCCACATTACTTGGATTTGGCGATGCATGCTTTATTGGAGTGTTTTATAATGGGTTTATCGTATGGCAGTTACTACTGGAAAATACCAAGCAATTGGAGTATCGCCGAGGTGTATAAGACTAATGTGTAATGAGGGTAAAGAAATCTATATAATCCATCAATGCTTCCATTCTTTTGTCTTTGgaaaaaacttataaataacAAAACCGCAGGTATCTCCATTTTTGCTAACGTACCTTGGATGGTTCAGCTTCGCCTCAAATTGTTGTTATACTCCAATTGCTTCAGTCATTACTTGGAAAACTAGAGTAGGTTGGAGACAGACCATGctgtatttttcaatttttgtctcCGTCGTATGAAGCATTATGCTGCAAAGCATGTTTGCTGTCTTTTGTTTTCATGCCTTTAAGGAAGTACTTAGGTTTTTAAAGACTATATCTTCTTAGTATAGCATCTTTTCAAAACAGGTGGGGTTctgttattttgaaaatataaatttgcctAAGAATTATCAATATTGTGATGAAAGGGACAATCTTATGGCCTGCACATAGAACTTTCTTTTCCGTACAATCACCTCCGGGGTCCTTGGTTTCTTAGGGTCATATTAATTTAACCAAATGAAGAAACTGGTAGTTAATATCCTCGCCTTTTCTTTTATACTCTCTCTTATCTGTAATCAAATTCTGATagaatgattttgttttttttttttttgtttttgttttttttttttttgtgtgaaagAAAATTCTGATAAATGTTTAGATGATatattttcttgttattttgtttaggaGATTTTGCGATGACTTTGTGTTATGCAATTATGaaaataactttttcttttcaaaatacgCCAATGGTGACGAAACAAATTTTAAAGCCAATGGGGCAGGatattttttcccttctttttgggactttttttattattattaaaatggaCAAAATAGCTAGGTTGCGATGTTGAAAATATgttaattttcatccatatatCGTCAACAAttagaattttttgttttggcaaGAATCAACAATAATCATCAAGAATATTTGCAcctagcaaaaaaataataataataatgagtgtgtataaaaataataataataataatgagtgtgtgcatatatgtatatgctaaATGTATGAAATACGGTATaagtttttattagtttttaattcatttaacGTCAACAATCAGTGTGGTGCAGCGGAAGCATGGTGGGCCATCAacaattacatattttttttgttttggcaaGAATCAACAATAATCATCAAGAATATTTGCACCTagcaaagaaataataataataataataatattaatgagtGTGTATGTAACGATGCAAGTACATGGTAAATGTATGAAATACAATATAtggttttttaagttttttattcatataacaTCAACAATCAGAGTGGCGCAGCGGAAGCGTGGTGGGCCCATAACCCACAGGTCCCAGGATCGAAACCTGGCTCTGATAAGTCAGAGAAGCTTccagtccctttttttttagtcGTTTTTCTTGGGtcattttttctattattttctgGTTGGCATTTGGTTTCCACTCCTACAAATAGAATTGGACGGCTGACACATCCTTCTTTTGGGTCATTTTTTCTCTGGTTGGCGTTTAGTTTCCACCCCCACAAATAGAATTGGACGGCTGACACATCCTCCACATGTATGATTTGCAACCTCCTCAAtccatttatatttactttttgtcTGCAAAAAGTGGGAATGATTTTGAGCTTTACCCTTTCAATTTTCACAAGGAAATTAAGAGAAGAAAAGGGGATAATAATAAAACTGAAGAGCCATTctctatttcaaaaaaaaaaacagaaaaaaaaaaggaacggCTTAGACTAATAATTCCATTACAATTTTCAGGATTCTCAAGGTTCCGTTTAAGAACACCTAAGATTTTGTCAACTAACAAAGTACTGGTACTACGTTTGGAATAACTTCCCACAACAACTAACATCTCCTCTAAAAATCTACAGACCAAGATTCTCACTGCAGAAACTTGAAGGCACAACAGAAAGCTGCAATCTTCCTGTCCATTCCTCCCCTGGTTTCAAGCTTATAGGTTTCTCTATTGCTGCTCCATCTACACATAGCATCTGTTTGTATTCCTCGTCCCCAAAATCCACCATTGATTTTGATTTCTTCTCCCATGGGTTCCACACCACTGTGTATATATGTCACACACAAAAGGAAAGTTCatggttataaaaaaaaaaagaaaaaaaagaaaaaaaaaggcatttacTGATGCATATATTGTTCATGCATGTGAACTCATTCCTATGTATCTGCTTTTAGCAAAGCTTGATCCTTTTTCCACGTACGAGTAGTATTCTGTTTCTTGCTTGGTTCATATAATGTTTGAAGCTTACCGGTATCTGGTAGGCCATCCTTCCTTATCACATATGTCCTTTTCTTTTCATGATCAAGGATCGCAATTGCATTTGGTGAACTAAGATAAACCCTATCCACCTGCCACCACAAACAAACACGGTCAACATTCTAATCAATAGCTGTTATAACACCACCATGAATTTCATTCTTTTGGGTTTAATTCTCAATCGTCAACCCATCATCAAGACAATTTACCTCAGATTCAAACGTAATTGCATCTCCTTGTTCTGTAAAACGTTCTCTTTGGCAAAGGTTGTCTAAATAGTCTAGTGTCTCCAAACCTTCTATTCTCACTTCACTGTCCGTATATAAAATAATCCGAGTTACAAATAAAATGTAAGCGTTAATTATGgcaatgcaatttttttttttttttaatcattttgtagATTAATCATCTTGGCAGCATAAAGTTAAAGGTCTCATTCTTGCCAAATACGATAAATCTACAAGTGAGATGTAGTAAAAGAGATATCAGAAGAAAATTAGCTAATTTAAGGGGGTTTTCAGTATAAAACTGTAAGGGAAAAAAGATTAATGCAACAACCAAGAAAGCAGATGTGAAAGATTTTCCTTACCTTATATCAGAAACCAATAAATAAGTGTGATAAGCAAATGAGAAAGTAAAAGGCTTGCCATTGACATTCCTAATCCTCGATATCAGGGTCAGATCTCCATCTGTTGAGAGAGACACCCTAAGGCGAAACTCAAAACTggaattaagaaaaagaaaattacagtTAGCAAT
It encodes:
- the LOC107423734 gene encoding putative glucose-6-phosphate 1-epimerase, whose product is MGHSAAIWDYRAATEISKDWNGIDQVVLRSPQGASVKVSLHGGQVTSWRNEQGEELLFTSSKAIFKPPKAMRGGIPICFPQFGNCGSLEQHGFARNKIWMIDDNPPPLNPNDSNGKSFIDLLLKPSEDDLKCWPHSFEFRLRVSLSTDGDLTLISRIRNVNGKPFTFSFAYHTYLLVSDISEVRIEGLETLDYLDNLCQRERFTEQGDAITFESEVDRVYLSSPNAIAILDHEKKRTYVIRKDGLPDTVVWNPWEKKSKSMVDFGDEEYKQMLCVDGAAIEKPISLKPGEEWTGRLQLSVVPSSFCSENLGL